The Macrobrachium nipponense isolate FS-2020 chromosome 1, ASM1510439v2, whole genome shotgun sequence genome includes a window with the following:
- the LOC135220195 gene encoding uncharacterized protein LOC135220195 has protein sequence MATDVTTVSPVLYDLQEGLKNFDLTNWTRNFDVANFFKGLDLKTFGWLALAVVAVIIVVDFFTKSFGPFGRSLAVTAADAWQRNRQQIHFDKYGRDSRSLEPVTEVLDALADAVKKWDKTEEPKVASDRSFHGGRDLW, from the exons ATGGCCACAGACGTTACCACCGTTTCCCCCGTCTTGTACGACCTGCAGGAGGGACTGAAGAACTTCGACCTCACCAACTGGACGCGGAACTTCGACGTGGCGAATTTCTTCAAAGGCTTGGACCTGAAGACTTTCGGCTGGTTGGCTCTGGCTGTGGTGGCAGTTATCATTGTTGTGGATTTTTTCACTAAATCGTTTGGTCCCTTTGGAAGGAGTCTGGCCGTCACAGCTGCTGATGCTTGGCAGAGGAACAGACAACAGATTCACTTTGATAAATATGGAAGAGACAG CCGGTCCCTGGAACCTGTCACTGAAGTCCTCGACGCGTTGGCTGACGCTGTGAAGAAATGGGACAAAACTGAGGAGCCAAAAGTTGCAAGTGATCGATCCTTTCATGGGGGACGAGACCTTTGGTAG